A stretch of DNA from Candidatus Micrarchaeum acidiphilum ARMAN-2:
GAGGATCCAGAGATAGGAAAGGCCTTTGGCGAGATAGCTAAAAAGCTTGAATGACGCGTGCGCAAGCTATTTATATTTTGCGCTGCATTAAAATATATGCATACATGTATATGATATATACACGTTATTGAATCTTATTGCATGCTGAATACGGGGGTTTATACTAAAAGGTGAAATAAATGGCAGACACAAAACTCAATGGACAACAGGTTTTATTGTTACCTGAAGGGGCTACAAGACTTCTTGGAAGAGACGCGCAGAGGACCAACATCGCAGTTGCGATCGCGGTTGCGAATGCGATAAAGACAACGCTCGGGCCGAAGGGCATGGACAAGATGCTGGTGAGCGACCTTGGCGACATAGTAATAACCAACGACGGAGCCACCATAATGGACGAGATGAACGTGGAACACCCGGTGGCAAAGATAATGGTTGATATTGCCAAAACGCAGGACAAGGAAGTCGGAGACGGCACTACCACAGTGGTTGTGATTGCAGGCAACCTGCTCAAGGGCGCGGAAGACCTTATAGATCAGGGCATACACCCGACAGTGATAATAAAGGGCTACAAGACTGCAGCGGCAAGGGCTGCCGAAGTGCTTGAGAAATACTCTAAAGCAGTAGACTCTAACGACGAGGCTACACTTCAGAAGATTGCCCTGGTGTCGATAGGTTCTAAGAACATAGGCGACGACTCTACAAAGGCCCAGATAGCCAAACTGATAATAAAGGCGGTAAAGCAGGTCATGGACAAGAAGGGGGACAACACCTTCTACGTTGACCACGACTTCATAAAAATAGAGAAGAAGGCCGGAGGCAACATATCAGACACGCAGCTGATAAACGGCGTGCTGATAGACAAGGAGGTGGCTCATCCAGGCATGCCGAAGCTGATAAACAACGCCAAGGTAGCGCTTCTGGACGTGGCGCTTGAAATAGAAAAGACCGAGACCGATGCGAAGATCGAGATAACCTCTCCGGAGCAGATGCAGCAGTTCCTGCAGCAGGAAGAGCGCATGCTTAAGGAGATGGTCGAGAAGATAAAGAAGAGCGGCGCAACAGTAGTATTTACGCAGAAAGGCATAGACGACGTGGCGCAGCACTATCTTGCAAAGGAGGGCATCATGGCCGCAAGAAGGATAAAGAAAAGCGATGTTGAAAAGCTTTCCAGGGCCACCGGAGCAACTATAGTGACAAGCCTTGACGACCTGTCATCCAAGGACCTCGGATATGCCGGGGTTGTAGAAGAGCGCAAGATCAGCGGCGAGCAGATGATCTTTGTCGAGAAGTGCAAGGATCCGAAGAGCGTGACCATATTCATACGCGGAGGCACGCAGCAGGTAGTAGACGAGGCAGAGCGCTCTATACAAGACGTCATAGGCGCGGTATCAACTACTATAGAGAGCGGAGGCAAGTACGTACCTGGAGGCGGAAACGCAGAACTCCACGTTGCCGAGGAGCTTAGGGCATACGCAAGCGAGGTAGGCGGAAGGGAGCAGCTTGCCATACAGAAGTTTGCCGATGCGGTCGAAATAATACCGAAGGTCCTGGCCGAGAACGCCGGAATGGACTCAATAGACACAATAGTGCAGATGAGAAGCAAGCACAAGGCGAAGGAGAGCAAGTACTTCGGCGTAGACGTTTATGGAAACAGGGTAGCCGACATGGAAAAGATCGGCGTGCTGGAGCCAACAAAGATGAAGGAGCAGGCGCTGTACAGTGCAAGCGAAGCTGCGGAGATCATCCTCAGGATAGACGATATAATAAGCTCCAAGGGCAGGTCCGGCGCACCCTCTGGTCCGGGAGGAGGCTACGGCCAGGGCGGAATGCCAGGAGAAGGCATGGACTGAGCAGTTGATTTGAAAGTCCTGCTCTTTCTTTTTCTTTTTTATTTTTAGCTTTCTGCTTACCTTTTTATTTTTATACTTTATAAAAAGCGTGTGATTCGATGAAAAACGTTAGGGTACTTGTTATTGGCTCTCCCGGAGCCGGAAAGACAAGCATTTTGAATGGCTTAGGGGACAAATCCGGGTTTAGTATTGTGACGCTGGGCACGCTCATGCAAAAATACGCCTCGCAAGCCAAGCCCATAGAGGACCGTGACAAGCTGAGATACATAAAGATGACTGAAACAGATGAAATAAGGAACAAGGCACTGGACGAAATAAAGGCAATGAAATCGAATGTGATCATAGACACGCACGCAACCGTGGAAAGGAAGGGCAGGTTCATAGCCGGGCTTCCCCTAAAGGCCCTTGAATCCATAGGCAACCTAGCCGGAATCATATATATAGATGCCACCACAGAAGAGATAATACAGCGCAGGGAAAGGGACGCAGGCAAGAGGAACAGGGAGATAGAAAAACCGGATGTGCTTGACGCGCAGAGAATTATAAACCTGTCAATGCTTGCATTCTACAACCTGTACCTTAACATACCCATATACTCGCTACATAATGAGGAAGGACAGTTGGAAAGGTCAATAGAAAGATTAAAATATTATTTAGAAGACATATTAAATGAAGCCACTTAGTGATTTTCAATGGTAGTAGCACACATAATACAAGTACCTATGCCAACAGACGTGCTTATAACTATAATACTTATAGCTGTGCTTGAGGTCGGCCTTTCGATATTCCTGCAAAGGAAGCTCATAAATCAGAAGAAGATGCGAAGCCTTACGCGTAAGATGAATGAGAAATCGAAGGAACTCCGCGAGCTCATAAAGAGCAATGCGGCTCAGGACGTAATTGCAAGCAAGCAGAAGGAGATATATCCATTGATGATGGAGCAGACCAAGCACCAGTTCAAGTCCTTCGTAATACTTCCGATATTTTTGGCCATATATTACGTGGTGCTGCCGGCCATGTTCGGCAGCAAGAATTACTTCTTCATGGGATTGGGATACCTGGAGGTCTTTTTTGTAGTGGTTTTCGTGATGGGCATCATAAGCTCGGTCATAGTACTGCTTTATGATAGGAAAAAGGCCAAGCTTGAAGCGGAAGAGGAAAAGGCGGCAAGCAGCTGATTCCGACCACACTAATATATAGCTATACTAATAAATTTATCCTGATAAATCTCATTAAAGGTGTTGATATTGCCCAAACCAAGATATAGGTCGCATAGTTTTAAGAAGGTGCAGAGGGTCACTAAAAGCGGCAGGAACGTGACGCATTACAGGCGCGGAAAGAACGCTGAGCCGAAATGCGGTATATGCGGAGCCGAACTCAACGGAATCGGAACTCGTGGCGGAAAGAGCAGAAAGACGACGAGCAGGATATTCGGCGGGGTCCTTTGCTCAAAATGCACTGCGGAAGTGGTAAAGCTTGAAAGCAGGATAGAAAACGGCGACATGAAACTTGACGACATAAGGATGAAGCAGAGGGCCTTTGTGCTTCAGCTGATGGCGCACTGATCTGTGATACAAGATGATAAGGATATGCGTGTCCGGCCTTACAGGAAGCGGCAAAACGACCATCGGAATGGAGATTGCAAAAAGGTTCGGCATAGAGCATGTCCAGAAGTCTTACAAGGAATATGTCAATGACTACTCTAAAATCGCGGATTTCATTAACGGCCTGGAAGACGATTTTGTAAAGGCTTTCGACAAGGAAATAATAAAGATGGCCGAGGGCAGGAACTGCGTGGTCACCACATGGCTTGGGCCGTGGCTTATAAAGGACGCCACGCTGCGGGTTTGGCTTGATTCCAGCTTGGAGACCAGGGCCAGAAGATGGTCTGAAAAGTACGGGAAGGACTACGAGGCCTCGCTTAAGGAGATAAATGAAAAGGACATTGCGACGATCGAGGGCACAAGAAAGGTATATGGCTTCGACCTGCTCAATGACCATGAGGTGTTTGACATCTCGATAAACACGGAAAAGGTAAGCATAGAGGAATGCGTTTCGATAATTACAGTCATGGCATTCAAAAGAGATTAGGAACTTATGATTATTTAGGTGACTCATATGATAGTAGAAGTTGGCAGGGTCTGTGTGAAGAAATACGGAAGAGACGCCGGAAGCAGGGCAGTCATAACCAAGGTTGGAAACGATGGATTCGTTACCATAATAACCTCAAAAAGGCAGAAAGAGAGGAAATGCAATACCAGGCACCTTGAGTTTCTCAATGAAAAAGTAGACATAGGCAACAAGGAACTACTCGACAAGACTCTCGGAATAAGCAAAAAGGAGCACCCTGAGAAGGAGCAGAAGCGGAAGGGCAAGAAGTAGTCAGCCCGACGCATAGTGCTCCAGAAAATCTAGCACTTTTGCCGCAGTTTTACTTTTTGCGGAGGTAGACGAATCGTCGAGAAGTTCAAATAACGCGCTTACGTCAAGGCCTTTTATGCCAAGGGATGCCATTTTGTCCCTGAGCGTGCTCATTCCAAGCTCTTTTATCGGCATTTGCTCTATTTTGCTGGAACGTATGCTTTCCAGCTCCTGCTCCAATCCTGCAGGCACAATTTTTGAGGTATCTATTTCTATGAGCGCACTCTTTGAGTATTTCTGGGCAAGAGAGCTCAACCCCATACCAGATGGGCTCCGGCCCTTTTCAATAGTGCCTTCGAGCTGAAGGCGTATTATAGGCTTGCTTGCATTATTTGAAACTATCCTGCCTATCTCCTCGTCGCATCTTTGCATTATTTCATCAGGCCTGGCCTCGGAAAAGCCCATTTTCCTGAATACGAAGTCCCTGGACTTTATTTCTATGAAATCGTACACGCCCGAGAGCGTGTCGTATATGAAAAAGCCCTTCTTGGACTGCTCGTTCTCCTTGAGCTGCGTTATTACCGTGCTGCCGGGTATAAGGAACGGCTTGCCGTGCACCTTGGATTCAAACCTGCTGTGTATGTGACCGTCAACGTAGAGGTCGAACCCTTCCGGCAGGTCCTCAAAGCGGATAAATGAATTGTCGAATGGCAACAGCTCGTATATGGACTGATGCAACATGAAGATGTTAAACGCGGATGGTACTGGAGAGGGCTTGAGCTCCTGCAGCCTCTGCTTGACACGCTCCTCTGAAAGCCCGCCTAGGCCGAACACAGCTACCTTTTCGCCGTCTTTTTCCAAAGTTGCAGTTGCCTCGCTTACGTCAACCAAAAGGCCGGCAAGGCCCAAAAGGGACAGTGCGTTCGCTTTTCCTTCTGCCACACGCTCGTGCGTGCCTGGTATTGCAAGGATTGGAACGTCAGTATAAGAGGCTTCACCGCGGGATGAGATGAACGATGAAACGCGAGCCTTCCATCCAGATTTTGAAAGATCCCTGAAAATGTTTATTGCAGAAGCTATGACATCCGGCTTTGGATTCCTGTTGTCAAACACGTCCCCGGGTATTATTATGGCGTCGGCTTTTTGGGCTGCCAAGCTAAGAGCGTCCTTCGCCTGGGCATATGCGTCCAATTCGAATCGTTCATAGCCTATGTGCATATCAGATATTATTGCTATCTTCAAGCTATTCGCCGCTTACGTTTTTTATCTTATCAAGAACATCGAGCATGAACTTCTCTATGAATTCCGACTGCCCGGACTGCCTGGGCCCGTATGCGCCTGCTGCGCACGGATGTCCGCCTCCGGATCCGCCTATTATAGTTCCAAGGTTTTTCATTATCGCGCCTAGGTGGATTCCGGTTTGCTTGTCAAGAGGGGGTCGAAGCCTTGCCGAGAACGATATTTCGTCCTCCTTTTTCGAAACGAAAAGTGATACGTCTGCGCCTATGTCTATGGCCTTGTCAGCTAGGACGTTTGCATGGGTGGCAGTCTCGCCGTATATAAAAATAAAATTGTTTTTTATCACAACCTCTGACTTGAACAGATCGGCGATTGCGGCCGAACGCTCATAGTAAGGAACATGGTGGAATTCGTCTGAAAGCGATGCATAGTCGGAATTCGACAACGAGAGAAGCTGGCCTATTTCGATGAACGTCCTCGGTGTTGAATTCTTGAACTGCGCGGAGTCTGCTATTATGCCGGCCGCGAGCAGCTTTGCAGTGTCAGCGTCAATCTTGTGTCCTATGCTTTCCAGAAGCTCGTATACGATGCTTGATGCCGAGTTGTAAGACTCGTCGTTGAATGCAGTTACGTTTTTGTTATCTATTTTCTTTGGGCTGTGGTGGTCTATTATAAGTATCTTCTTGCCCGTGCTTGCGAGTTCTTTGGAAAGGTTGCCACAGTCCTCGAAATTGTTCACGTCCACCAGCACTATGATGTCCGCGTCTTCGGGGATTTTTTCTGCTATCCTAACCTTTTGGCTGGCGTATTTTTTTAACAGAGTCATGGCATTCTTTGTTATATAATCCGGGTTTACTAACGTAGAATTTTCGAAGTAGGTAGCCATCGCATTTGCGCTCGCAACAGAATCGGTATCGGCTACCGAATGAAAGGTAATGGCCGCTTTCATGCCTTTGGATTCTTTTACAAGCTTCTGGAGGCCTGAAAAGCTTATTTCTTCCATGCCATCATTATTGCGGTTTGTTGGCTTTTAAAATGTCATTTATCTGCCTTTTCATCTCTGCTTCCTTCTTTGACGATTCTTCTATTTGCTTTTCTATTATAGTGAGGCGCATCGTTATGAACTCCTGCTTGTCCTTCACGTTCTTTATGGCGTCTTCCTTTGTCGACTCGATTATTGCTCCGCCAACAGAGACATAAACGCGGCCACTGGCTTTTGACAGTTCTTCCTCGGCAATCTTGTACTCTTCTTTCTGGGATAGCATCTGCTCTTTTTGCATGTTTAGGGATTGTAGCTGGTCCTGCAGCCTCTGGTAGTTTATTGTGAGCCTTTCTACTTGGTCCTGGTCCATCTTAACACCTTTCAGTATTTTTGGGATAAAACATTATAAGATTACCTGTCAACTTCAGCCATTACCACGTCTAGCGTGCCTGCAATCGAAAACAGGTCGGCAAATTTTGCCCCTTTGCATATGTGCTCTAGGGCGGAAAGGCTTATAAACACCGGAGATCGCAGGCGTATCCTGTACGGCTTTTGCTTGTCAGGCACCATGTATATTATCCCTTCGCCTCTTGGAAGCTCATGGTGATTTATTACAATGTCCGGCTTTGCCTCGGGGCCTATCAATTTTATGGGCAACCCGACTACGTCGTTGTCTCTGGGCATCTTGTCAAGCGCCTGTCGTATGATCTTTATGCTTTCAAAAATCTCCTCGTACCTCATCTTGTATCTTGCATATCCGTCGCCTGCGTTTGAAGTCGGCACCTTGAACTTTAGCCTGTCGTAGGCATAGTATGGATATTCCTTGCGCACGTCATATTCCACTCCGGATGCCCTTAGGTTTGGACCCGAAAGCCCGAAGTCTATGGCTTCTTTCTTTGAAATTGTGCCTATGCCCTTTGTCCTTTCCATGAATATGCTGTTATCGTCTATTACGTCCTTGTAGCCCTTTACCTTGTACTCTATGTATTCAGTAAGCTTGTACGCCCTATCATAGAAATCGTCCGGGAGCGGGCGCATTAGCCCTCCGACGCGCATATTTACATAAAACATCCTGCTTCCAGAAATGTCTTCTAGGAATTTCAGGACCGCATCCCTTTCCCTGAAGGCCCACATGAACATGGTGAACATTTGCCCTATATCGTTGCACAGCGCCCCGATGAAAAATAGGTGGCTCGCGATTCTCTGAAACTCCATTATTATTACCCTAGCGTACTTGGCAGTCTCCTTTACTTCTTTTTGAAGCGCCAGCTCTACGGTGTGCACATACAGGTCGTCCCAGCCGAGCGGGGCTACGTAGTCGAGTTTTTCTGTATAGGACGGGCTTTGCATATACATCCTGTTCTCCATGAGCTTTTCAACCCCGCGGTGGAGGAAGCCGATATGGCACGTCATATTCTCTATCGTATCGCCGTCAACGTCAACCAGCAGCCTCAGTACGCCGTGCGTGCTTGGGTGTATCGGCCCTACGTTTATTCTCATTACAGGCATGTTCTCACTCTTTTGCGTAGTCCTTGCCCCACGCAAAGCTTTTCCTGAGCGGGGGGCTGGTTCCATTCCATTCCTCAAGCAGAAGGCGTTTTGCACGCCTTCCTACAATATCTATCCCGAACATTTCAGACATTTCACGCTCGTACCAGTCTGCAGCCGGAAATTTATCCATTATCGTGTGTATTTTTGGATTCTTGGGATCGAGCTGCACTTTTACGATCTCCTCCCTCGAAAGCTTTATGTTGTATAGGATGTATACCACTTCTAGATAGGTGACGTAATCCACCGCAGTAACGTCTTTCAGGTAATCATACCCGTTCGTTTTCAGCTCGTCTAGGGTTTTCAGCAATTGTTCTTTCTTCACTTCCAGCAACTTTACCACCTACTTTTTCCTGAAGTTTCATTAACGCGGCGAAAAGGTTCTCCGGTTTTGGAGGGCAGCCTATCGCGTAGACATCCACAGGAAGCACCTGGTCAATGCCTTTTACTATATTGTAGCTCTCGTACCATGGCCCTCCTGCCGTTGCACATTCCCCGTATGCCACGACGTATTTTGGCGAAGCCATTTGCTCGTAAAGGCGCTTCACCCTAGGCACCATCGATTTGGTGACCCAGCCTGCGACAATCATCACATCGCATTGGCGGGGCGTACCGCGAAACAGAAGGTATCCCTTGCGTTCTGCGTCTATCCTTGCCGCACCAAAGTCCATAAGCTCTATGGCGCAGCAGGCGAGGCCGAAAAGCATAGGCCACATGGAATTTGATCTGCTCCATTTAACTACACCGTTGGAAACCGCTTTGCTGAAGTCGCTAAGCCTTAAAAACATGGTATTGGTGGGCGTTTTGCGCTTCTTCAGGCTGTCTTGAAGCATTTTTGTCATTTCCTTCTCGGCATTGGCAAATCTTTCGGGATCGTGCTCTTCATACATATTTGTCACTTATTATCCTATAACCTGCAAATGCGAGCAGCATAGATATTACAGTAAGCCCTAGTATGTATAATCCGGAATCAAACCCTATGGTGTGTGCCTGCGATGCCCAGACTATGGCGAGCACCGCAACAATCTCGAAGGGTATGAAAAGCAGGAAGTATGGCAGGTATTCTATGTCTATGTCCCTGCTGTTTCCTATTGGTATTTCTCCGCTCTCGTAAGGTGCATTCTTTACTGGATTGCTGGGTATTTTGTCTCTAAGCAGCCAAGAAGTAAACAGGAAGGAGGCGGGTATGAATATTGCGAACAGCGAAAAAAACACTATGGCGATGTAGTTGTATAGCATTTTGTCAACCGATTATGCGCTCCAGGAGTTCCCTATTGTCGTCTGGAGAGGCTTTGACGTCCTTTTCTTCTCCGCACTTTCTGCATTTGTAATGTATTTTAAAATTGCCGTTGCGCTCGTATATCGAATATTTTGGGACCATGGTGCCTTTGCATTCGGAAAGGCGGTCGCCAGGTGCTATGTCTACATGCTTGCCGTAAAGGCATTCGGGGCAGTGGTCCGTATAGCCGTTGCCCTGCACTTTGGTTCCGCAGTTTTCGCATACAAAATTCTCCCTGTTCCGGGTAAATCCGGCCATTCGAGATTTCATAATAATTTAGTACAATGAAAATTATATATAGGTAATCAGAATATAAGTGGATTGATGGAATGCCCTGGATAGCGTATTCTATTGATGACAAGGTTTCCTCAGGCGTAGCGGGCATATTGAAAGAAGAGCTGGAATTCAGCGAAGAAGGAGAAATAGGGGGCATGGCGCACTACAGGAGCGGAAATACGCATATGCTGGAAATTAAAAGGCCATTAATATACTGCGATTTCCTTGACAGCATAGATGACATCGATTTCATAATCTTCCCGAGCAAGCACGTAAGTGAAAAGGGAGTAATGTCATATACAGTGCACTCCGAAGGCAACTGGTCTGACTCTGCTAAACTTGGCGGAAAACCTAATGAGTTGAGCTTTGCAATACCAGACGTAATGGCTAAATCGCTGAAGGCGCTCGACTCCAACGCCACGGATGGCATAGGTGCGGTATACGAGGCAACGCATCATGGACCCTTGTTGCAAAAGCCGTCTTATTTCATAGAATTTGGGGGCCCGGCAGACGCGGTTAACAGT
This window harbors:
- a CDS encoding Ribosomal protein L34e; its protein translation is MPKPRYRSHSFKKVQRVTKSGRNVTHYRRGKNAEPKCGICGAELNGIGTRGGKSRKTTSRIFGGVLCSKCTAEVVKLESRIENGDMKLDDIRMKQRAFVLQLMAH
- a CDS encoding Prefoldin beta- domain protein, with translation MDQDQVERLTINYQRLQDQLQSLNMQKEQMLSQKEEYKIAEEELSKASGRVYVSVGGAIIESTKEDAIKNVKDKQEFITMRLTIIEKQIEESSKKEAEMKRQINDILKANKPQ
- a CDS encoding cytidylate kinase, producing MIRICVSGLTGSGKTTIGMEIAKRFGIEHVQKSYKEYVNDYSKIADFINGLEDDFVKAFDKEIIKMAEGRNCVVTTWLGPWLIKDATLRVWLDSSLETRARRWSEKYGKDYEASLKEINEKDIATIEGTRKVYGFDLLNDHEVFDISINTEKVSIEECVSIITVMAFKRD
- a CDS encoding metallophosphoesterase, which gives rise to MKIAIISDMHIGYERFELDAYAQAKDALSLAAQKADAIIIPGDVFDNRNPKPDVIASAINIFRDLSKSGWKARVSSFISSRGEASYTDVPILAIPGTHERVAEGKANALSLLGLAGLLVDVSEATATLEKDGEKVAVFGLGGLSEERVKQRLQELKPSPVPSAFNIFMLHQSIYELLPFDNSFIRFEDLPEGFDLYVDGHIHSRFESKVHGKPFLIPGSTVITQLKENEQSKKGFFIYDTLSGVYDFIEIKSRDFVFRKMGFSEARPDEIMQRCDEEIGRIVSNNASKPIIRLQLEGTIEKGRSPSGMGLSSLAQKYSKSALIEIDTSKIVPAGLEQELESIRSSKIEQMPIKELGMSTLRDKMASLGIKGLDVSALFELLDDSSTSAKSKTAAKVLDFLEHYASG
- a CDS encoding NADH-ubiquinone/plastoquinone oxidoreductase chain 3 — its product is MLYNYIAIVFFSLFAIFIPASFLFTSWLLRDKIPSNPVKNAPYESGEIPIGNSRDIDIEYLPYFLLFIPFEIVAVLAIVWASQAHTIGFDSGLYILGLTVISMLLAFAGYRIISDKYV
- a CDS encoding phosphoesterase RecJ domain protein — protein: MEEISFSGLQKLVKESKGMKAAITFHSVADTDSVASANAMATYFENSTLVNPDYITKNAMTLLKKYASQKVRIAEKIPEDADIIVLVDVNNFEDCGNLSKELASTGKKILIIDHHSPKKIDNKNVTAFNDESYNSASSIVYELLESIGHKIDADTAKLLAAGIIADSAQFKNSTPRTFIEIGQLLSLSNSDYASLSDEFHHVPYYERSAAIADLFKSEVVIKNNFIFIYGETATHANVLADKAIDIGADVSLFVSKKEDEISFSARLRPPLDKQTGIHLGAIMKNLGTIIGGSGGGHPCAAGAYGPRQSGQSEFIEKFMLDVLDKIKNVSGE
- a CDS encoding NADH dehydrogenase (quinone) — protein: MEPAPRSGKALRGARTTQKSENMPVMRINVGPIHPSTHGVLRLLVDVDGDTIENMTCHIGFLHRGVEKLMENRMYMQSPSYTEKLDYVAPLGWDDLYVHTVELALQKEVKETAKYARVIIMEFQRIASHLFFIGALCNDIGQMFTMFMWAFRERDAVLKFLEDISGSRMFYVNMRVGGLMRPLPDDFYDRAYKLTEYIEYKVKGYKDVIDDNSIFMERTKGIGTISKKEAIDFGLSGPNLRASGVEYDVRKEYPYYAYDRLKFKVPTSNAGDGYARYKMRYEEIFESIKIIRQALDKMPRDNDVVGLPIKLIGPEAKPDIVINHHELPRGEGIIYMVPDKQKPYRIRLRSPVFISLSALEHICKGAKFADLFSIAGTLDVVMAEVDR
- a CDS encoding adenylate kinase-like protein yields the protein MKNVRVLVIGSPGAGKTSILNGLGDKSGFSIVTLGTLMQKYASQAKPIEDRDKLRYIKMTETDEIRNKALDEIKAMKSNVIIDTHATVERKGRFIAGLPLKALESIGNLAGIIYIDATTEEIIQRRERDAGKRNREIEKPDVLDAQRIINLSMLAFYNLYLNIPIYSLHNEEGQLERSIERLKYYLEDILNEAT
- a CDS encoding thermosome is translated as MADTKLNGQQVLLLPEGATRLLGRDAQRTNIAVAIAVANAIKTTLGPKGMDKMLVSDLGDIVITNDGATIMDEMNVEHPVAKIMVDIAKTQDKEVGDGTTTVVVIAGNLLKGAEDLIDQGIHPTVIIKGYKTAAARAAEVLEKYSKAVDSNDEATLQKIALVSIGSKNIGDDSTKAQIAKLIIKAVKQVMDKKGDNTFYVDHDFIKIEKKAGGNISDTQLINGVLIDKEVAHPGMPKLINNAKVALLDVALEIEKTETDAKIEITSPEQMQQFLQQEERMLKEMVEKIKKSGATVVFTQKGIDDVAQHYLAKEGIMAARRIKKSDVEKLSRATGATIVTSLDDLSSKDLGYAGVVEERKISGEQMIFVEKCKDPKSVTIFIRGGTQQVVDEAERSIQDVIGAVSTTIESGGKYVPGGGNAELHVAEELRAYASEVGGREQLAIQKFADAVEIIPKVLAENAGMDSIDTIVQMRSKHKAKESKYFGVDVYGNRVADMEKIGVLEPTKMKEQALYSASEAAEIILRIDDIISSKGRSGAPSGPGGGYGQGGMPGEGMD
- a CDS encoding NADH-quinone oxidoreductase, B subunit, with translation MYEEHDPERFANAEKEMTKMLQDSLKKRKTPTNTMFLRLSDFSKAVSNGVVKWSRSNSMWPMLFGLACCAIELMDFGAARIDAERKGYLLFRGTPRQCDVMIVAGWVTKSMVPRVKRLYEQMASPKYVVAYGECATAGGPWYESYNIVKGIDQVLPVDVYAIGCPPKPENLFAALMKLQEKVGGKVAGSEERTIAENPRRAENERV